From the Ensifer adhaerens genome, the window CGCGCGCTGGTCATGTCTGCCGTCAAGGCAACATTCACCCTGACGGGGAATGCGGCGACGCTGACCTATGGCGGCGGAGCGACATGGCAGACGGTGCGGAATAGCTCACTGTCCGGCAACTCGACCGGCTGGAGCGGATACACGCTCCGCTGCTTCTTGGACAAGAGTCTGTACCTCGTGTCCGGCGGCACTCAGATACGCGTGACTTTCCAGCCGGGCTCCACGGCCGGCTTCACGATTGACAATGCATTCATCGGCCATGGCCACCCCACGAATGACGACTACGATTTCGAGACGACGCCGACCCGGCTGACCTTCAGCGGCGCGAACGGCGTCACGACCTCCGCTGGTGTGGACGTTGTCTCAGATGGTGTCGCCTTCGTCCTGGATTCGGCTAAGGACCTGGTCGTCTCGGTGCACTTCAGCGCGGCGTCGGCCGTCGGCGGCCGGTCGGGATCAGGCCTGACAGAGCGCGGCTACTACAAGAGTGGGGTCAGCGAGGCCGCCACGGTGGACGTCACGAGCTACACCAACTCGAACCAGGCATACATGGTGAAGAAGATCGAAGTGCTGCTCTAAAGACCGACGCCCAAAAAACCGATCGGCCAGTCAAACAGCGCGGCTACCAGCATCATGAATGCAGCCAGCAATGCGGCGGCGAGGGCGGCGTGCTCCAAGGTCGATCGGCGCTGCTTCCCCTTAAACATGTCGATAGCAATTTCCTCCCGGCTGCGTTGCACAACTTTACGACGGCGCGGGCAGAAATCAACTGCGCGTTAGGCGCGATCTAACAGGAGACAGGCAATGGCATCATTCAACAAGTTCAATTCGTTCGTCGAGGCGCTGGCCGAGAAGGTGCATAACCTCGGGTCTGACCAGCTGAAGGTAGCGCTGTGCGCGGCCGCAAACGCGCCGGTAGCCACCAACACCCAGCTGTCGAACCTGACCCAGATCAGCTACACGAACCTCTCTGCGCGCGACATCACGACGTCCGCGTCTGCGCAGTCGTCCGGAACCTATAAGCTGACGCTGACTGACCTGGTATTGACGGCCTCGGGTGGTTCCGCCGCAGCCTTCCGCTATGTGGTGCTTTACAACGACACTGCCACCAACGACGAGCTGATCGGATGGTATGACTACGGCGCCGACCTGACGCTCGGCAACGGCGAATCCCTGACGATCGACTTCGACGGAACGAATGGCGTTCTGACGCTGGCGTAATATTTCGGCGCCGGCCCGCGTCGCACTTCTTTCATCCCTAAAGGGGTTCTCCATGCAGCTTGCTGAATTGAAGCGCTTCGCGCCGGCCGCGAAGCATACGATGCTGTCTGGCCTGATGCAGGCCTGGCCGCAGGCAGAAGCCGCCGGTATGGTCACGCCGGCGCGCATCTGTCATTTCCTGGCGCAGTGCTTCGTCGAGAGCCGGGGCTTTACCGATGTCGAAGAGGATCTTTCCTACTCGGCGAAGCGCCTGGTGCAGGTCTGGCCGAAACGCTTTCCGACAATCGAGAGTGCTGCGCCCTATGCGCACAATCCGGAGGCTCTGGCGAACAAAGTCTATGGCGGCCGGATGGGCAACACCGATCCTGGCGACGGCTGGAAATTCCGGGGGCGCGCCATCAAGCAGATCACCGGTCGGGCGAACTATAAAGCCTGCGGCGAGGCGATCGGTATCGATCTCGAGAAAGATCCGGACGCGCTCTTTGATCCGACGATCGGGGCGAGGGCTGCGATCTGGTACTGGTCGCAGGCCGGCTGCAATCGCTTCGCCGACCAGAACGATATCCGCGGCCTGACGAAGGCGATCAATGGCGGCTTCAACGGCCTCGCCGATCGGCGCGCCGCGTTTCGCAAGGCGGTGGCGATCTGGGGCGAAGATGACGTCGCAGAGACGGGGCGCAAGACGGCGGCAACGAGCAATATCGGCAGGGCATCGCTTGCGGCCGGGGGCCTGTCGCTCGCCGGCGTCGGCGGTCAAGCCTATGAGGTGGCGCAGGCAGTCGACAGCGGCCGCTCGATCGCCGATGCGTTCGGCGTCTCGATGTTCACGCTCGGGCTGCTGATCGTGATCATCCTCTTGCTGATCTACATCTTCCGGGACCGCCTCTTCATCTCGAAGTGGGAAGGGTTCTAAGGATGGGTGCATTCCTGCTCTGGATCGCCCGCCAGATCGGCATCACCGGCTGCGCCGTGCTCCTGCTCCTCGGCTACTACGAGGGAATTCCGGGCCTTCGCGATATTCCCTTCGTCGAGCGGATCCCGGTCGTGCGGGAATTCGTCGCTGGCCGGGTGGCGACGGCCTCGGCCGACGCAGCAGCGCGCGCGACAAAGAACCTGGTCGGCCGGGTCGAGCTGACCGCGGCCGAGGCGCGCGTCAAGGTGCTCGAGGTGCAGCTCCTCATTCACAAGCAAATGGCCGAGGCGGAACGCCGGCAGGCAGAACGGGCGCGGGAGCAGGCCGAAACCGCGCGCCGGGATTTGGAGGCGAAAATTGCGGAAGATACGGCGGACGATGGCGGGGCTTGGACTGCTGGTGATGACGAGTGGATGCGCGCACGATGAAGCCGCGCGTGTTGATGCGCCCGCCGCCGAGCTGGGGAAACTCTCGGCCGGCGTTCACCTTCCGGCCTGGCCTGCTTACTGCAGCGATCCCATGCCCGCCGTGGTTCCAAAGGTGGGCGAAAAATACCGATGGGCGCAGGCGCGGTGGGAAGTCGTCCGCGATCAGGAAAACCGTCGCATCGAATGGTGCGCCGAGCACTACCGTGCAACCGCCGAGAGCTTTGCACGAAGTTCGCCGTAGCGACCCTTCGGCGTATGGGGGCATGCAGTCCGAAGGTAGCGAGCGCGCAGAGGGGATCGAATTGGAGACACTCGAGGCATCCGTCCATCATCAATTGGGAATATTGCTTGCGGAGGTGCAGCACCTTCGCGAGGATCTGAGAAAGTCGGAAGACAAGTCCGACCGCAGCCGCAGCAAGATGCACGAACGTGTCGACGCCCTGGTCGATCGCATCGCCAAACTCGAAACGGCGAACACCGGGGCGCAGGCTGAAATCAAGGAAATGAAACCTGTCACCGAACAGGTGAAGAAATGGCAGTTGATGGGGATGGGCGCGCTCGGCGTCGTCGGGATCGGCGGCGCCGCTATGGGGGTGACCTTTGGCGACGCGATCCGACGGCTCTTGATGTTGCTGATGTCGAAGTAAAAGGAACTTTCCGGCCTGGCCGACGTTGTCCGCCATACCCTTATAGATGTCCATAAACTGGCCCTCCCGCCCACGGAGGGCCTTTTCTTTTTCAGGGGCTAGGGTTCGATCTTCCCATTCTTCGCCACCAGCACGATCCGCGCACCTTCGCGCAGGATCAGGCGGCGGTTACTGTATTGCGGCACCAGCGCATCGAAGGCGGCGCGGGCTGCACGGATATTGTCGGCGCCGGCAAGTGATCGCGTGCGCTTGCCGGCGTCGTCCGTTTCGTCGATCGCGTGGTGGAACTTGTCGCCGAAGAAATTAGGCCGATCGATATCCGGCATATCCTCGATCTGATGTTCCTTGCCGACCTCGCAGAAGAACTCGCCGTCGCTGTTGCGCAGCCAGGCGATGATCGGCCGGCCGTCGAGCTTGCCTTTCGCCTGGAAACAGATCTGCCATTCGGATTTCAGTCGCACGAGTTTCAGGTCTGACCGGTAGGGGATTTCCATATTAAGAGCGCGCGCCATCGCGGGCACCTTGCCTTTCAATTTTCGCCGCTTTGGTTTCAGGAATGGCGCGCCGCGCGCCGTGGGTATTTTACTACCGGCCGGGCGGCCAGGTGTTGTGCTTGTGTTCGAAGCAAAACCAGTTCGGGGCGGCCTTGCCGATCGCAAAGCCAAAGCCTCCCCATTTCTTGCAGCCGTCCCGGATGCTCGCACCAATGTTCGACGAGCACTGAATCCGTCTTCGGTTCGGTGCCTTTTTCGTCGTTCATGATCTGCCCTTTCGCTTGCTGGCGTTCTCAATATGTTCTCATGGCGGCAAGAGTCAATGAGACGTTTTCGACGAACTGTGCGTTAATGCCGAAATGGCCCGTACGCCCTCGAGGAAAACGCCCGAACCGCAGCCCGCCGACCCGATGCCGGCATGGGCTCCGCCCTGCGTGGCGACCCTTGCCAGCAAGCCACCGGAAGGCCCTGCGTGGGCCTATGAGGTGAAATGGGATGGCTATCGGATCGCGCTTCATATTGAGCCCGACCGCCTGCGGATCCTCACGCGCAACGGCCACGACTGGACGGCACGCTTCCCGGCGATCGTCGCCGATGTGCCGCAGCTCGGCGTCGCCAGTGCCATCATCGACGCGGAAGCCGTTGTCCTGGATGATGAGGGCCGATCTGATTTTCACATGCTCGAGCGCGCATTGGGACGCCGGCCGGCGGGGCGCGGATCGTCCGACTTCATCGCCATGGCCTTTGACCTCCTTTACCTGGACGGTCGCGATCTCCGCGGGCTTCCGCAAGCCGAGCGGCGGCAGTTGCTCGAGCCATTGATCTCTGGTCACGGCGGGGCGCTCCGCCTTTCCGAAGAGATCGAGGCCAGCGGCGCCGATAGCTTTCGGGCCGCCTGCGAACTGAAGCTCGAGGGGATCGTCTGCAAGCGGCGCGACAGCCCGTATAGATCCGGCCGGCGACCGGAATGGCTCAAGGTCAAATGCGCACGCCGCGACTTGTTCGTGATCGTCGGCTTTGAGCCGTCGTCGCCAGGCAAGATCCGCCGGCTGCTTCTGGCGGCAAGGAAAGGGCAGGGCCTTGTCTATGCCGGCAGCGTCGGAACCGGCTTCACCAACAGGATGTCACGCGAGTTGCGAGAGGCGCTCGAGATGATCGCCACGGCGTCGCCGGCGGTGGCGCTGGATCGAAAGGGGGTCGTTTTCACCGAGCCCCTGTCTGCCGCAGAGATCGAATATCGAGGCTGGACGGCGGATGGAAAATTGCGCCACCCGTCATTCAAGGGCGCGCAGAAGATTTCGCGGGCTGTGAAGGTCTATCGCTTCTAAGGATCATGCGGCCTCCGGCCAAGCGAATTTGATTCCCTCGAGGAAAGCCTGCCGGCGTTTCATCTCCGGGCCATCGCCATAGCGCGGCCGTCCGAATTCGTGGCCCATCAAGTCCGCCTGCATTCGATCGGAGCAATTGGCGTTTTCGATGCGGTCCTGGAAGCTGTGGCGCAGAGAGTAGACCGTGTGATCATCGGTCGGCATCAGTCCGTTGTTTCGGAGAACCTTGTTGATCAGCGCTGATGCGGAGTCTGCGTTGTCCTGGTATTTCGCGAAGCCGTTCGGACGCTGGCGCATCGCCCAGAGCGAGACGCCGACGAGAGGCACGCGGCGAATGGAATAATCACTCTTCTGCCGGCGATCGCTGCGCTCGGCGACCTCGATGTGCGGCACCTCATCGTCGAGGCGGATATCCTGCGGTCTGAGATTGCAGATCTCACCGAGCCGGGCGCCAGTCTCCACCATCGTGTAGACGACCAGGCGGGCATCGTCGTCGAGCATATCCATCGCGCCAGGCAGCAGGATCTTGTCGGTGATCCACTGGTTCGGGAAAGGCGGACGGCTGCGGCCCTTGGTGGCGTTCGTCTCCCTGATGCGGGCCTTCTCCCATACCGCGTGGTAATTCGTGTGCAGGGCCGCGTCTATGGGCGTGAGCATGCCCATGATGTCGCTGAACGATCGATTGGCCGTGTCGGCCTTCAGTCCCTCGTCGATGATCTTGTCGGTCCACCATTTCCGA encodes:
- the ligD gene encoding non-homologous end-joining DNA ligase encodes the protein MARTPSRKTPEPQPADPMPAWAPPCVATLASKPPEGPAWAYEVKWDGYRIALHIEPDRLRILTRNGHDWTARFPAIVADVPQLGVASAIIDAEAVVLDDEGRSDFHMLERALGRRPAGRGSSDFIAMAFDLLYLDGRDLRGLPQAERRQLLEPLISGHGGALRLSEEIEASGADSFRAACELKLEGIVCKRRDSPYRSGRRPEWLKVKCARRDLFVIVGFEPSSPGKIRRLLLAARKGQGLVYAGSVGTGFTNRMSRELREALEMIATASPAVALDRKGVVFTEPLSAAEIEYRGWTADGKLRHPSFKGAQKISRAVKVYRF
- a CDS encoding DUF1515 family protein → MQSEGSERAEGIELETLEASVHHQLGILLAEVQHLREDLRKSEDKSDRSRSKMHERVDALVDRIAKLETANTGAQAEIKEMKPVTEQVKKWQLMGMGALGVVGIGGAAMGVTFGDAIRRLLMLLMSK
- a CDS encoding DUF6538 domain-containing protein; the protein is MRSDDVSQFVKKHPASGIYRYYRRVPLEVAHLDKRTHIKQSLKTKILKEAIDRAQAIHDAAENFWRALLAGNDNETAFARYEAAVRLAQSLGFTYRPAAEVAALPLEELEKRLLVVSENFDRSQMIVDAAAGTIDEPAPRLSSIWTLYEQHNAAGLTGMSKNQLRKHKVSRERAITYAIAVMEDLELAAIGRPDVLKFRKWWTDKIIDEGLKADTANRSFSDIMGMLTPIDAALHTNYHAVWEKARIRETNATKGRSRPPFPNQWITDKILLPGAMDMLDDDARLVVYTMVETGARLGEICNLRPQDIRLDDEVPHIEVAERSDRRQKSDYSIRRVPLVGVSLWAMRQRPNGFAKYQDNADSASALINKVLRNNGLMPTDDHTVYSLRHSFQDRIENANCSDRMQADLMGHEFGRPRYGDGPEMKRRQAFLEGIKFAWPEAA
- a CDS encoding glycoside hydrolase family 19 protein, with the protein product MQLAELKRFAPAAKHTMLSGLMQAWPQAEAAGMVTPARICHFLAQCFVESRGFTDVEEDLSYSAKRLVQVWPKRFPTIESAAPYAHNPEALANKVYGGRMGNTDPGDGWKFRGRAIKQITGRANYKACGEAIGIDLEKDPDALFDPTIGARAAIWYWSQAGCNRFADQNDIRGLTKAINGGFNGLADRRAAFRKAVAIWGEDDVAETGRKTAATSNIGRASLAAGGLSLAGVGGQAYEVAQAVDSGRSIADAFGVSMFTLGLLIVIILLLIYIFRDRLFISKWEGF